The Diabrotica virgifera virgifera chromosome 10, PGI_DIABVI_V3a genome has a window encoding:
- the LOC126893062 gene encoding uncharacterized protein LOC126893062: MNVEVSLKDATERCHICNRKFLEKDRIVRDHCHLTGNFRGFAHNGCNLNYKKSFVVPIAFHDMSGYDSHFIIKDLAKMYYISILPVNKEKYISFTVYHKKTNIRFRFIDTFRFMGSSLDSLVSTLKPENFGILRKQFPNLDDETFKLLTKKGVFFYDYLDKIERLDETKLPNKEKFYNKLNDEHISDSNYAHAKLVWEKFNMKTLWDYSNLYMKTDILLLAVVFETFRDTCFKTYGLDPGHYYTIPGFTWDAMLKYTGCHLETIQDVDMLLFYERGIRGGISQCCNRMGEANNKYMMNYDPSKPSKYLMYLDVNNLYGWAMSEPLPYGGFHWDDTNIDVMSIPDDAKEGYILEVDLSYPENLHDYHKDLPFCVEHCKPPGSKQSKLLSTLYNKTNYVIHYRNLKQAISHGLVLTKIHKVLRFKQMTWLKGYIALNTQLRAQAKTSFEKNLYKLMNNAVFGKTMENQRKHRLVKLVNKWEGRVGARNLIASPKFHSRVIFDQSLMAVELKKAEIIFNKLLYVGMAILELSKTCIYEFHYDYMLQKFPLNQNKLLYIDTDGLIYETECNDIYEEMIKPDIHRFDTSDYPPNNPWNIPLVNKKVPGLMKDENNSKIMTHFVGLRSKQYTYKVAGEKDVKKSKGVKMNVVRMKINFDDYLNCLKSFRETAETKSLFYATQRCIKSKLHEVYSIEQTKIALNPFDDKRHLLSNTFDTLPWGHYSITHR, encoded by the coding sequence ATGAACGTTGAAGTAAGTTTAAAAGATGCTACTGAGAGATGTCACATTTGTAATAGAAAATTTTTGGAGAAGGATCGAATTGTAAGAGACCATTGTCATTTGACTGGCAATTTTAGAGGTTTTGCACACAATGGGtgcaatttaaattataaaaaatcatttGTGGTTCCAATAGCCTTCCACGATATGAGTGGTTACGACTCGCATTTCATAATAAAGGATTTAGCGAAAATGTACTACATTTCCATTTTACCAgtcaacaaagaaaaatatattagtttCACAGTTTACCATAAAAAGACAAATATTAGATTCCGGTTCATTGATACTTTTAGATTTATGGGGAGTTCATTAGATAGCTTAGTTTCAACTTTGAAGCCAGaaaattttggaattttaagaaaACAATTTCCAAATTTAGATGATGAAACGTTCAAGTTGTTAACTAAAAAAGGAGTATTCTTTTATGATTATTTAGATAAAATTGAACGGTTGGATGAAACAAAGTTGCCAAATAAAGAAAAATTCTACAATAAACTGAACGATGAGCATATATCAGATTCAAATTATGCTCACGCTAAATTAGTGTGGGAGAAATTTAACATGAAGACTCTTTGGGATTACAGTAATTTATACATGAAGACAGATATACTTCTTTTGGCTGTAGTTTTCGAAACTTTTCGAGACACATGCTTCAAGACATATGGATTAGATCCAGGACACTACTATACCATCCCAGGTTTTACATGGGATGCAATGCTCAAGTATACAGGATGTCACTTGGAAACTATACAAGATGTTGATATGCTTTTATTCTATGAACGAGGTATACGTGGAGGTATATCACAGTGTTGTAACCGGATGGGGGAGGCTAACAACAAATACATGATGAATTACGATCCATCTAAACCTTCTAAATATCTCATGTACCTTGATGTTAACAATCTATATGGTTGGGCGATGAGTGAACCTCTCCCTTATGGAGGTTTCCATTGGGATGATACAAATATCGATGTTATGTCAATACCTGACGATGCAAAAGAGGGATACATTCTTGAAGTTGATCTCTCTTATCCAGAAAACTTACATGACTACCATAAAGATTTACCGTTTTGTGTAGAGCATTGCAAACCTCCTGGTTCCAAACAATCTAAACTCTTGTCCACTCTGTACAATAAAACTAACTACGTTATTCACTACAGGAACCTAAAACAGGCTATATCACATGGATTAGTTCTTACTAAAATTCATAAGGTATTGAGATTCAAGCAAATGACTTGGTTAAAAGGTTACATTGCTCTTAATACACAATTGAGGGCTCAAGCTAAAACAAGCTTTGAGAAAAACTTATACAAGCTCATGAACAACGCTGTATTCGGGAAGACCATGGAGAACCAAAGGAAGCATAGGCTGGTGAAACTAGTAAATAAATGGGAGGGACGCGTAGGTGCTCGAAATTTGATTGCTAGCCCGAAGTTTCATAGTCGCGTTATTTTCGATCAATCATTAATGGCAGTAGAATTAAAGAAAgctgaaattatttttaataaactattGTATGTTGGAATGGCAATTTTAGAACTTTCTAAAACCTGCATATATGAATTTCACTATGACTATATGTTACAAAAATTCccattaaatcaaaataaattgctTTATATTGATACTGATGGATTGATTTATGAAACTGAATGTAATGATATATACGAGGAAATGATTAAGCCTGACATTCATAGATTTGATACAAGCGATTATCCCCCAAATAATCCTTGGAATATTCCTTTAGTAAACAAAAAAGTGCCAGGTCTAATGAAAGatgagaataactcaaaaatcaTGACTCACTTCGTTGGTCTTCGTTCAAAGCAATATACATATAAAGTGGCTGGGGAGAAAGATGTTAAAAAGTCGAAAGGGGTTAAGATGAATGTTGTAAGGATGAAAATTAACTTTGATGATTATTTGAATTGTTTGAAAAGTTTTCGTGAAACTGCCGAAACAAAATCACTTTTTTATGCAACACAGCGTTGTATAAAATCTAAATTACATGAAGTTTACAGTATTGAGCAAACTAAAATAGCCTTAAACCCTTTTGATGACAAACGGCACTTACTCTCCAACACTTTTGATACGTTGCCCTGGGGCCACTACAGTATAACACATAGGTGA
- the LOC126893063 gene encoding matrix metalloproteinase-16-like — protein sequence MHINKVVLLIATGISFCLGGNFTETNAVSWLEQYGYITTSETASTDITETLEQFQERYNLPVDGKLNKETMELMQKPRCTQGDNAYAVKSAWKKFDIKWYFPQATPQALTVTKRVFEIWEEASKFKFTYLRIPNPKPDITITVVPKQHYFRYNCQGNDECPFKFTSGVLAHSYFPPTSGCIEIHMNSNLTWDFSLNSTAEGRTNFFAVLLHEVGHALGLAHSSDKKAVMYPFYETFPSHITDDDKRGLEMLYGHKSKSASIPTKAGVTRSSSPTTTERSRSTTTTAARTNKSKQNIITNVCELEYPDLIFLAYAPSFPTYRMYIVSKDLVWKYDLNNEKIPTNAEQFIRYFPGGITNVTHVFQSTNGDLIGVSRNRIYAAAFPSLRIHTDNMVPEINNARSINGLFQTNSGKNLFVLMAHLLNLMIKTLSQEDA from the coding sequence ATGCATATCAATAAAGTTGTTCTGCTCATCGCAACCGGCATAAGTTTTTGCTTAGGTGGAAATTTTACCGAGACAAATGCAGTGTCATGGCTAGAACAATATGGTTACATCACCACAAGTGAAACTGCCAGCACTGATATTACTGAAACACTAGAACAGTTTCAAGAAAGATATAATTTACCGGTGGATgggaaattaaataaagaaacgATGGAGTTAATGCAGAAACCACGATGTACACAAGGAGACAATGCTTACGCTGTAAAATCAGCATGgaaaaaatttgatataaaatggtattttccaCAAGCAACCCCTCAAGCTTTGACAGTCACTAAAAGAGTATTTGAAATATGGGAAGAAGCATCAAAATTTAAGTTTACTTATCTGAGAATCCCAAATCCAAAGCCGGATATAACTATAACAGTAGTTCCAAAACAGCACTATTTTCGATACAATTGTCAGGGTAACGACGAATGTCCTTTTAAATTTACAAGTGGTGTATTAGCACATTCTTATTTTCCACCTACATCTGGGTGCATAGAAATTCATATGAATAGCAATCTAACATGGGATTTCAGTTTAAATTCTACAGCAGAAGGTCGAACAAATTTCTTTGCAGTCCTTCTCCATGAAGTTGGTCACGCTTTAGGTCTAGCACACAGTAGCGATAAGAAAGCTGTAATGTATCCGTTTTATGAAACCTTTCCTTCCCACATAACTGATGATGATAAAAGAGGCTTAGAAATGTTATATGGACATAAAAGTAAATCTGCATCTATTCCAACTAAAGCTGGTGTTACTAGGAGTAGTTCACCAACTACAACAGAAAGATCTAGGAGTACGACAACCACAGCAGCTAGGACTAATAAATCAAAGCAAAATATAATAACGAATGTATGTGAATTGGAATATCCAGATTTAATATTTTTAGCATACGCTCCATCATTTCCAACATACCGAATGTATATAGTAAGTAAGGATCTGGTATGGAAATATGACTTAAATAATGAAAAGATACCCACCAATGCTGAACAATTTATAAGATATTTTCCAGGGGGAATTACGAACGTGACACATGTTTTTCAAAGCACCAATGGAGATTTGATTGGTGTAAGCAGGAATCGTATATACGCAGCAGCATTTCCTAGCTTAAGAATTCATACAGATAACATGGTACCTGAAATCAATAACGCAAGAAGTATTAACGGTTTATTCCAAACAAATTCAGgaaaaaatttgtttgttttgatGGCTCATTTATTGAATTTAATGATAAAGACATTATCTCAAGAGGACGCATAA